Proteins from a single region of Corynebacterium casei LMG S-19264:
- the trxA gene encoding thioredoxin, which produces MATVEVTKENFEETTIGDGITIVDAWAEWCGPCKRFAPVFDKASDEHEDITFAKLDTENNQELAGALQIQAIPTLMVFRDGIQVFNQAGALPPAAFEDLIKQVRDLDMDAVREQVAQQNNEG; this is translated from the coding sequence ATGGCGACCGTAGAAGTCACCAAGGAAAACTTTGAAGAAACCACCATTGGTGACGGCATCACCATTGTTGACGCATGGGCTGAGTGGTGTGGTCCTTGCAAGCGCTTCGCACCAGTCTTTGACAAGGCTTCTGATGAGCACGAGGACATCACCTTTGCCAAGCTTGATACTGAAAACAACCAGGAACTAGCTGGCGCTTTGCAGATTCAGGCAATTCCTACCCTGATGGTGTTCCGCGATGGCATCCAGGTGTTTAACCAGGCTGGCGCACTGCCTCCTGCAGCTTTCGAAGACCTGATTAAGCAGGTTCGTGACCTGGACATGGATGCTGTGCGTGAGCAGGTTGCTCAGCAGAACAATGAGGGCTAA
- a CDS encoding ATP-binding cassette domain-containing protein translates to MNAIVESKSYVLGQGLTHGVVGPNGIGKTTLLRKIAGQHPSNGLKVFGEAPFDNRSVMDRTILMGIDNPLVDGWNIAKLMRLGKARWGTWNAERADELQDRFELPSKNYSALSRGQKSAMGIIMAVASGCELMLLDEPYLGLDVEKRQVFYDVLREEHGRTIVISTHHLNELSGHLDTVLMLNGMKHGSVEELIDGILELTGHPENVDRLLNRLQIKPLTRESTALGDRVIVDAIALGPDNVFDAAGEVDVRASEVNLERAVLALGEEGIA, encoded by the coding sequence ATGAACGCAATTGTTGAATCCAAAAGTTACGTGCTGGGCCAGGGTCTTACCCACGGGGTAGTCGGACCCAATGGCATTGGCAAGACCACACTCTTGCGCAAAATTGCAGGCCAGCATCCATCGAATGGCCTCAAGGTATTCGGTGAGGCACCGTTTGATAATCGTTCGGTTATGGACCGCACCATCTTGATGGGTATTGATAACCCCCTGGTAGATGGTTGGAACATCGCTAAGCTGATGCGCCTTGGTAAAGCGCGGTGGGGTACCTGGAATGCTGAGCGTGCCGATGAGCTCCAGGACCGCTTTGAGTTACCGTCCAAGAACTACTCGGCGTTGTCACGTGGCCAAAAGTCCGCGATGGGCATCATCATGGCAGTAGCTTCAGGTTGTGAGCTCATGCTTCTCGATGAACCCTATCTCGGCCTCGATGTTGAAAAACGCCAGGTCTTCTACGACGTACTGCGAGAAGAGCACGGTCGCACCATCGTCATTTCCACACACCACCTCAATGAGCTATCCGGGCATTTGGACACTGTGCTCATGCTCAACGGCATGAAGCATGGCTCAGTAGAAGAGCTCATCGACGGCATCCTGGAGCTGACCGGCCATCCCGAAAACGTGGACCGCCTGCTTAATCGCCTTCAGATTAAGCCATTAACCCGCGAATCGACTGCCCTCGGTGACCGTGTCATCGTCGACGCGATTGCGCTCGGCCCCGACAACGTCTTCGACGCCGCCGGTGAAGTCGATGTACGCGCCAGCGAAGTCAACCTCGAACGAGCAGTACTCGCCCTGGGTGAGGAGGGAATCGCATGA
- a CDS encoding NYN domain-containing protein, whose translation MLERTVVFVDTSYLLASFYNSWEIGARAQLEIDLPEVVATLRSMIENQIGHPVHRQNWYDGIPDTGPHRYQRALRTCDGVQLRTGQLIEWGERRTQKAVDTRLVADMVVNAMNQHFTDFVLVSGDADMIPGVNEAANNGVRVHLYGFGWDSMSSALRHACDTTTILDPREDFHDAMEIQVLEGPISPVIPDVADEEEATSTDELPDRDECGEPSEVEAAFSSTPHIPEADENIGDGEPAVSTTPSPTPTPGRTPTPSPESVPSATPNPDPQVPETPAEPTEQVEHADQVELADQVEQVEPFELGEASVEDTDDADAADDSSDSDSSGIPKPSAAPKPSMMAPRRKLRSRYVPLPEEVWSSSGFQTPFDVGQQYASWWFENAASADQRDQAHVLSGGGLPPEIDRPLLQFACETLHEYTLTETQRVNLRDGFHSGIRGVLINITRNG comes from the coding sequence ATGCTTGAACGCACAGTTGTCTTTGTTGACACTTCTTACTTATTGGCCAGCTTTTACAACTCATGGGAAATCGGAGCACGCGCCCAGTTAGAAATTGACTTACCCGAGGTAGTAGCCACTTTGCGCTCAATGATTGAGAACCAAATTGGCCACCCTGTCCACCGCCAGAACTGGTATGACGGCATTCCAGATACCGGCCCACACCGCTACCAGCGCGCACTGCGCACCTGTGATGGCGTGCAGCTTCGCACGGGCCAGCTCATTGAATGGGGCGAGCGCCGTACCCAAAAAGCAGTAGACACCCGTCTTGTTGCTGACATGGTTGTTAATGCCATGAACCAGCACTTCACAGACTTTGTTCTGGTCTCCGGTGACGCAGACATGATTCCAGGTGTGAACGAGGCCGCCAACAATGGCGTGCGCGTGCACCTTTATGGTTTCGGCTGGGATTCCATGTCCTCTGCCCTGCGCCACGCATGTGACACCACCACCATTTTGGATCCGCGCGAAGACTTCCATGACGCCATGGAAATCCAGGTGCTGGAAGGCCCTATCTCACCGGTTATCCCAGATGTGGCAGATGAAGAAGAAGCGACCTCAACTGATGAACTCCCTGATCGTGACGAATGTGGGGAACCTTCGGAAGTAGAGGCCGCTTTTTCGTCCACCCCTCATATACCTGAGGCGGATGAGAACATCGGCGACGGTGAGCCAGCGGTGTCCACGACACCGAGCCCAACGCCAACGCCTGGGCGAACACCAACTCCGAGCCCAGAATCCGTTCCTTCGGCCACACCGAATCCGGATCCGCAGGTTCCGGAAACACCAGCCGAGCCAACCGAGCAGGTTGAGCACGCTGACCAGGTAGAACTGGCAGACCAGGTTGAGCAGGTTGAGCCGTTTGAATTAGGTGAAGCAAGCGTTGAAGATACGGATGACGCTGATGCCGCTGATGACAGCAGTGACTCGGATTCATCAGGCATCCCGAAGCCATCGGCGGCACCGAAGCCGTCAATGATGGCGCCGCGCCGCAAGCTGCGCTCGCGTTATGTCCCACTTCCGGAAGAGGTGTGGTCTTCCTCCGGATTCCAGACCCCATTTGACGTGGGCCAACAGTACGCGAGCTGGTGGTTTGAAAATGCAGCATCCGCCGACCAGCGCGACCAAGCGCACGTGCTTTCCGGCGGTGGGCTCCCACCTGAGATCGACCGTCCGTTGCTGCAGTTTGCGTGCGAGACTCTGCACGAATACACGCTGACTGAGACGCAGCGTGTAAATCTCCGCGACGGTTTCCACTCCGGCATCCGTGGTGTGCTCATTAACATCACCCGCAATGGTTAA
- a CDS encoding GntR family transcriptional regulator: MDNSTQPLFRQIASLVEDSIVDGVLTEGAQAPSTNELADFHSINPATARKGLNLLVDVGVLDKRRGIGMFVAEGAIEVIRQRRRSEFAADYVAPLIDEAVRLNYSRAALLDLIERVAESRGLYK; encoded by the coding sequence ATGGATAACTCAACTCAGCCGCTCTTTAGGCAGATCGCCTCATTGGTTGAGGACTCGATTGTGGACGGAGTTCTTACTGAGGGCGCCCAGGCACCTTCGACGAATGAGCTCGCTGATTTCCACTCCATCAATCCGGCAACTGCCCGCAAGGGGCTTAATCTCCTGGTTGATGTTGGGGTGCTGGATAAACGCCGCGGGATTGGCATGTTTGTCGCCGAAGGGGCAATAGAAGTTATTCGCCAGCGACGCCGCAGCGAGTTTGCGGCCGACTACGTTGCCCCACTTATTGATGAGGCGGTGCGGCTGAACTACTCGCGTGCAGCACTTCTTGATCTCATCGAAAGAGTCGCTGAAAGCAGAGGCCTCTACAAATGA
- a CDS encoding PspA/IM30 family protein produces the protein MANPFSKGWKHLMASFDQKIDENADPKVQIKQAVEGAKKRHQEITESASEIIGNQRQLELRMNRLLKSQDDLQVQVRRALELADKAESEGDSGKAQEYNNAAEVVAAQLVSTDQEIEQVKTQHEAATQAAQQAQEQQKQSEARLREQLAEVDQLMAQADQASMQEMNAETLSSMDSLTPDGNSPTLDSVRAKIEKRYSNALGAQELYQATGGSRIQEALESTEDMQAKSRLDEIRASMAKDKQLTAGDGAAKSEEKPQNEVVEPEVASDSQDKKPSGDVHDAEIEQVLEEAKKAVDDKPADDTK, from the coding sequence ATGGCTAACCCATTTTCTAAGGGCTGGAAGCATCTGATGGCTTCCTTCGACCAAAAAATCGACGAGAATGCCGATCCGAAGGTACAGATTAAGCAGGCTGTGGAGGGCGCGAAGAAGCGCCACCAGGAAATTACTGAGTCTGCATCCGAGATTATCGGCAATCAGCGCCAGCTAGAACTGCGCATGAACCGCCTGTTGAAGTCACAGGATGACCTGCAGGTTCAGGTGCGTCGCGCACTCGAGTTGGCAGACAAGGCAGAGTCCGAGGGCGATAGCGGCAAGGCGCAGGAATACAACAATGCAGCCGAGGTTGTCGCTGCTCAGCTGGTGTCCACCGATCAGGAAATTGAGCAGGTCAAGACCCAGCACGAGGCAGCCACCCAGGCTGCTCAGCAGGCCCAGGAACAGCAGAAGCAGTCTGAGGCTCGTTTGCGTGAGCAGCTGGCTGAGGTTGACCAGCTCATGGCGCAGGCAGACCAGGCAAGCATGCAAGAGATGAACGCGGAAACGCTCAGCTCCATGGATAGCCTGACTCCGGACGGCAACTCCCCGACCTTGGATTCGGTGCGCGCAAAGATTGAGAAGCGCTACTCCAACGCGCTTGGTGCGCAGGAGCTGTACCAGGCCACCGGCGGCAGCCGCATCCAGGAAGCATTGGAATCCACCGAGGACATGCAAGCCAAGTCCCGCCTCGATGAAATCCGAGCTTCCATGGCCAAGGATAAGCAGCTCACCGCCGGCGACGGCGCGGCTAAGTCCGAAGAAAAGCCACAGAATGAAGTTGTTGAGCCAGAGGTTGCCAGTGACTCGCAGGACAAGAAGCCTTCTGGCGATGTCCACGACGCCGAAATCGAGCAGGTCCTCGAAGAGGCAAAGAAGGCTGTCGATGACAAGCCGGCCGATGACACCAAGTAG